The Microbacterium sp. Nx66 genome contains a region encoding:
- a CDS encoding vWA domain-containing protein, translating to MIFQPVLPVFLILLLCAGVAAVGVWMLVRAPRVGGEVVTDRRALAVHRSLWALRLVMVLACAVMLLRPGLPGGSTQTLATDTDIVLVVDTTASIVAEDWDDGSPRLDGVRADVRALVEEYPGARFALVTSDAAAELRIPLTTDTTALLGSLDVLRPEVTSQSRGSSIGVAAPLLSETLAAAAESSPDRSRMVFYFGDGEQTTGSAPESFADSARYTDAGAVFGYGTAEGGPMRVTTGGLDQIGSEYIQYQGADALSVIDEGNLETIAGQLGVEYEHREAGVAPSLPAAPSSTTAYSDAGEVGNVIELYWVAALVILAALAVELTRATILVARLRGLRVPRAGRSVPPHTP from the coding sequence GTGATCTTCCAGCCCGTCCTCCCCGTGTTCCTCATCCTGCTGCTGTGCGCCGGCGTCGCCGCGGTGGGCGTCTGGATGCTCGTCCGCGCCCCGCGGGTCGGCGGCGAGGTCGTGACCGATCGACGCGCTCTCGCCGTGCACCGGTCGCTGTGGGCCCTGCGGCTCGTGATGGTCCTCGCCTGCGCCGTGATGCTGCTGCGGCCGGGGCTCCCCGGAGGATCCACGCAGACGCTGGCGACCGACACCGACATCGTGCTGGTCGTCGACACCACCGCGAGCATCGTCGCCGAGGACTGGGACGACGGCTCTCCCCGGCTCGATGGCGTCCGCGCGGACGTGCGGGCCCTCGTGGAGGAGTACCCCGGAGCCCGTTTCGCCCTGGTCACCTCGGATGCGGCGGCCGAGCTGCGGATTCCGCTGACCACCGACACCACCGCCCTCCTCGGATCGCTGGACGTGCTGCGCCCCGAGGTCACGAGCCAGTCGCGCGGCAGCTCGATCGGCGTGGCCGCACCGCTGTTGAGCGAGACCCTCGCCGCCGCGGCGGAGTCGTCGCCGGACCGTTCGCGCATGGTCTTCTACTTCGGCGACGGCGAGCAGACGACGGGTTCCGCGCCGGAGTCCTTCGCCGACAGCGCGCGCTACACCGACGCCGGAGCCGTCTTCGGGTACGGGACGGCCGAGGGCGGTCCGATGCGCGTGACGACGGGCGGCCTCGATCAGATCGGCTCCGAGTACATCCAGTACCAGGGTGCCGATGCACTCTCCGTCATCGACGAGGGGAACCTCGAGACGATCGCCGGACAGCTCGGCGTCGAGTACGAGCACCGGGAGGCGGGCGTCGCCCCGTCGCTCCCCGCCGCACCGTCGAGTACCACCGCCTATTCCGACGCCGGCGAGGTGGGGAACGTGATCGAGCTGTACTGGGTCGCCGCACTGGTCATCCTCGCCGCGCTCGCGGTGGAGCTCACCCGCGCGACGATCCTGGTCGCCCGGCTCCGCGGTCTCCGCGTCCCTCGCGCCGGACGGTCGGTTCCACCCCACACCCCCTGA
- a CDS encoding VWA domain-containing protein, with protein MALANVWMLVLAAAVVVAAVVIGLVVGLRRHRDRRAADTARVARAERLRALPSFRQALSRRAVALTGLLALGAGAALAAGVVAARPMSAQTVQPVDTSRDIMLCLDVSGSMSEVDVEVLSVFDELLDGFEGERIGLTIFNSSPVQIFPLTDDYDFIREHLASMMSSFDYVDEIPEHWLGTLNGDGASLIGDGLAACTMGFDHPDDDRSRSVIFATDNEINGASIVTLDEAAAYAASKDVRVFAINPVEGKDADVSAELAAAAEATGGAAYGLRDTTTVGDIIDEVQKQEATALRGEAQVVWTDTPNLWIAVLSVLALGFVVLVWRVRL; from the coding sequence ATGGCACTAGCGAACGTCTGGATGCTGGTCCTCGCCGCCGCTGTCGTCGTCGCCGCGGTGGTGATCGGTCTCGTGGTGGGGCTGCGCCGCCATCGGGACCGGCGTGCGGCGGACACGGCCCGCGTGGCCAGGGCGGAGCGGCTGCGGGCGCTCCCGTCCTTCCGTCAGGCGCTGTCCCGTCGCGCCGTCGCCCTGACCGGCCTGCTCGCTCTCGGCGCGGGAGCGGCACTGGCCGCCGGCGTCGTGGCCGCACGGCCGATGTCCGCCCAGACGGTGCAGCCCGTCGACACCAGCCGAGACATCATGCTGTGTCTGGACGTGTCGGGCTCGATGTCCGAGGTCGACGTCGAGGTGCTCTCCGTGTTCGACGAGCTGCTCGACGGCTTCGAGGGGGAGCGCATCGGCCTGACGATCTTCAACAGCTCGCCCGTGCAGATCTTCCCCCTCACCGACGACTACGACTTCATCCGCGAGCACCTCGCGAGCATGATGTCGAGCTTCGACTACGTGGACGAGATCCCGGAGCACTGGCTCGGCACCCTCAACGGCGACGGCGCCTCCCTCATCGGCGACGGGCTCGCGGCGTGCACCATGGGCTTCGACCACCCGGACGACGACCGGTCGCGGTCGGTGATCTTCGCGACGGACAACGAGATCAACGGCGCCTCGATCGTGACGCTCGACGAGGCCGCGGCGTATGCGGCCTCGAAGGATGTGCGGGTGTTCGCGATCAACCCGGTCGAGGGCAAGGACGCCGACGTCAGCGCCGAGCTCGCGGCCGCCGCCGAGGCCACGGGAGGCGCCGCGTACGGACTCCGTGACACGACCACGGTCGGCGACATCATCGACGAGGTGCAGAAGCAGGAGGCCACGGCGCTGCGCGGCGAGGCGCAGGTGGTCTGGACGGACACCCCGAACCTGTGGATCGCCGTTCTCTCGGTCCTCGCGCTCGGCTTCGTCGTCCTGGTGTGGAGGGTGCGCCTGTGA
- a CDS encoding DUF58 domain-containing protein yields the protein MPSLITQVKSKLFIHSNRKSLHALDGAYASLLHGRSLDFEDLRKYEYGDQVRDIDWRATARLGTPLVKRSRATRMHTVMFVVDTGRSMTALAADERSKKDLAILATGALGVLTLRHGDDFTVVYGDASRVRRLAPGRSEGALEHALRTIDRAVDDAAAPSDRDALLSFVTRTIARRMIVVVVTDEAPVTTETERLLRRLRVQHDVLWLTLRDAEPVLDHRSARLRADVDSLWEVPDFIQGDRTIVNELSAQRAADAARLADLLTRMEISHTALDGQDHAVPQLLHLLNRRSDARF from the coding sequence ATGCCCAGCCTCATCACGCAGGTGAAGAGCAAGCTCTTCATCCACTCGAACCGCAAGTCGCTGCACGCGCTCGACGGCGCCTACGCGTCGTTGCTGCACGGGCGGAGCCTCGACTTCGAGGACCTGCGCAAGTACGAGTACGGCGACCAGGTGCGCGACATCGACTGGCGCGCGACCGCCCGCCTCGGCACCCCGTTGGTCAAGCGGTCACGGGCCACGCGCATGCACACGGTGATGTTCGTCGTCGACACGGGACGCTCGATGACCGCTCTCGCCGCGGACGAGCGCTCGAAGAAGGACCTGGCGATCCTGGCGACCGGAGCCCTCGGCGTGCTGACGCTCCGGCACGGCGACGACTTCACGGTCGTCTACGGCGACGCCTCCCGCGTCCGTCGCCTGGCACCGGGGCGCAGCGAGGGCGCCCTCGAACACGCGCTGCGGACGATCGACCGCGCGGTCGACGACGCGGCGGCCCCCAGCGATCGCGACGCCCTGCTGTCCTTCGTCACGCGGACGATCGCACGGCGCATGATCGTCGTCGTCGTCACCGACGAGGCCCCGGTGACGACGGAGACCGAGCGGCTGCTGCGCCGACTGCGCGTGCAGCACGACGTGCTCTGGCTCACCCTGCGCGACGCCGAACCGGTGCTCGACCACCGGTCCGCCCGGCTGCGCGCCGACGTCGACAGCCTCTGGGAGGTCCCCGATTTCATCCAGGGCGACCGCACGATCGTGAACGAGCTCAGCGCGCAGCGGGCGGCGGATGCCGCCCGGCTCGCCGACCTGCTCACACGGATGGAGATCAGCCACACCGCGCTCGACGGTCAGGACCACGCCGTTCCGCAGCTGCTGCACCTGTTGAACCGGAGGTCCGATGCCCGGTTCTGA
- a CDS encoding AAA family ATPase — protein MAAAAPAAAPTDAEMARAGSVLQTISDAYSAKMVGQERLRTSLLVALIAGGHILLESVPGLAKTTAASTLADTVKAKFKRIQCTPDLLPSDITGNQIYDAATGSFRTVLGPVHANFVLLDEINRSSAKTQSAMLEAMQEHQTTIGGEIHPLPKPFLVIATQNPIEQEGTYELPEAQMDRFLLKEIVEYPSPAEEFEILSRIDSGVLDPDRHVHSAVTLDDVHLLQDVASRIYVDPAIRNYIVSIAYVTRNPAPYIGDERARFIKYGASPRASIAFLQASRALALLSGRTHVLPEDIRALRHLVLRHRVLLTFEADAEGIRSEEIIDQIFAAVPTP, from the coding sequence ATCGCCGCCGCGGCCCCCGCCGCCGCTCCGACCGACGCCGAGATGGCGCGCGCCGGTTCCGTGCTGCAGACGATCTCCGACGCGTACTCCGCGAAGATGGTGGGCCAGGAGCGCCTGCGCACCAGCCTGCTCGTGGCGCTCATCGCCGGCGGTCACATCCTCCTCGAGAGCGTGCCCGGCCTCGCCAAGACCACTGCCGCCAGCACGCTCGCGGACACCGTGAAGGCGAAGTTCAAGCGCATCCAGTGCACGCCCGACCTCCTGCCGAGCGACATCACGGGCAACCAGATCTACGACGCCGCGACGGGCAGCTTCCGGACGGTGCTCGGCCCCGTGCACGCGAACTTCGTGCTGCTCGACGAGATCAACCGCTCCAGCGCCAAGACCCAGAGCGCCATGCTCGAGGCGATGCAGGAGCACCAGACCACCATCGGCGGCGAGATCCACCCGCTGCCGAAGCCGTTCCTCGTGATCGCGACGCAGAACCCCATCGAGCAGGAGGGCACGTACGAGCTGCCCGAAGCGCAGATGGACCGGTTCCTCCTCAAGGAGATCGTGGAGTACCCGAGCCCGGCGGAGGAGTTCGAGATCCTCAGCCGCATCGACTCGGGCGTGCTCGACCCCGACCGGCACGTGCACAGCGCCGTCACGCTGGACGACGTGCACCTGCTGCAGGACGTCGCGAGCCGCATCTACGTCGACCCCGCGATCCGCAACTACATCGTGTCGATCGCGTACGTGACCCGGAATCCCGCGCCGTACATCGGGGACGAGCGCGCCCGCTTCATCAAGTACGGCGCGAGCCCGCGGGCCAGCATCGCCTTCCTCCAGGCCTCGCGCGCCCTCGCCCTCCTCAGCGGCCGGACCCACGTCCTTCCCGAGGACATCCGCGCCCTGCGACACCTCGTGCTGCGGCACCGCGTGCTGCTGACGTTCGAGGCCGACGCCGAGGGCATCCGCAGCGAGGAGATCATCGACCAGATCTTCGCCGCCGTGCCCACCCCCTGA
- a CDS encoding HesA/MoeB/ThiF family protein, with product MRPQIKRALPIYWLADDVVRIGAQQGITKELTDPQGQLRVLLPLLDGRREYGDVLREACQALGDLSEDDVREGIQYLDASGLIEDACSYDSLPVRLEANQTFFAAAAGNTQAAANRAQHVLRESHVVLLGLGGGGSASLPQLLACGLRKLTILDYDVVDESNLNRQTLFRTSDIGRKKTDVSAEYCRAFAPDVDVEVFDLKVASVDDIVRVARGADVIICAIDEPRFIAQRRANAAAVRLGIPVVIMLTQHTSGRFFSVVPRESGCLDCLHIFDELNTDGFLRQFHALMSPARDAATAAIAPHIQRLTSFGVDEAMRLITGYAAPLGLGRQVEVNYISGALRIIMNWDRHPGCPTCGSGDSQFDYIFDADPL from the coding sequence ATGCGACCGCAGATCAAAAGAGCGCTACCCATCTATTGGCTCGCTGACGATGTCGTCCGCATCGGCGCGCAGCAGGGGATCACGAAGGAGCTCACCGACCCGCAGGGCCAATTGCGCGTCCTGTTACCGCTGCTCGACGGCAGGCGTGAGTACGGCGACGTCCTTCGAGAGGCGTGCCAAGCCCTCGGCGACCTGTCTGAAGACGACGTGCGCGAGGGGATCCAGTATCTCGACGCAAGCGGCCTCATCGAGGACGCGTGCTCTTACGACAGCCTGCCCGTTCGGCTGGAGGCCAATCAGACGTTCTTTGCGGCCGCCGCCGGGAATACGCAGGCAGCGGCGAATCGTGCCCAGCACGTTCTCCGCGAGTCTCATGTCGTTCTGCTCGGGCTCGGAGGGGGCGGAAGCGCAAGCCTCCCGCAGCTTCTGGCGTGCGGCCTCCGTAAGCTCACCATCCTGGACTACGACGTCGTAGATGAGAGCAACCTCAACCGGCAGACTCTGTTCCGGACGAGTGATATCGGGCGGAAGAAGACCGACGTAAGCGCAGAGTATTGTCGAGCGTTCGCTCCGGACGTCGATGTCGAGGTGTTCGATCTGAAGGTCGCCTCGGTGGACGACATCGTTCGGGTCGCGCGGGGAGCCGACGTCATCATCTGCGCCATCGATGAGCCTCGGTTCATTGCCCAACGCCGTGCGAACGCCGCGGCGGTGCGACTCGGAATCCCCGTCGTCATCATGCTCACTCAGCACACCAGCGGCCGCTTCTTCTCGGTGGTTCCGCGAGAGTCCGGCTGCCTCGATTGCTTGCACATCTTCGACGAACTCAACACGGATGGCTTCCTGCGGCAGTTCCATGCACTGATGTCGCCGGCGAGAGACGCGGCGACCGCGGCGATTGCGCCGCACATTCAGAGGCTCACGTCCTTCGGCGTGGACGAGGCGATGCGCCTGATCACCGGATACGCGGCCCCTTTGGGTCTCGGCCGACAGGTCGAGGTGAACTACATCTCAGGAGCGCTCCGCATCATCATGAACTGGGATCGACACCCGGGCTGCCCGACGTGCGGATCGGGCGACTCCCAGTTCGACTACATCTTCGATGCCGACCCGCTGTGA
- a CDS encoding MFS transporter, whose translation MNPPRLGLWRVRDYRAWFAGDTLTQVGLSIGAFAFTLLGYYVTSDAFLAGLIGTVSAVARAVSTLPGGVLADRFDARRLMIWSGASAFAIYAGLSAMYVTGTLTTAALIVIAAGEGLVVGLFFTVTDVALPRIVGKRFLAEASAANQSRDAAIRLAAAPVSGLLFGVHPSLPLIVSAVARLGEVGSALAIRKDLSPEGLGDEAGVRSLAAGRRWLAVWRQPRTLIGLIVLVNFCLGACGMTIVLSQQQTGTPAWQIGTIQTMQGAGVLAGGAVAGWILRRYSGRAIVRLSICMITLAFTALLVTQSVPAVAVIGFVASMPLIPLNAVQGSYLALIIPDQIRGRVLSLSSLLGALAGGAAPLLAGALLEYAGYYLAVGVPLAILAGTAVAAALSRAVGAIPRRSEFDQVEPLPLSAGAIADA comes from the coding sequence GTGAATCCGCCTCGGCTGGGTCTCTGGCGCGTCCGCGACTATCGGGCGTGGTTCGCCGGTGACACGCTCACCCAAGTCGGCCTGAGCATCGGGGCCTTCGCCTTCACTCTTCTCGGCTACTACGTCACATCCGACGCCTTTCTCGCAGGGCTGATCGGCACTGTCTCGGCCGTCGCGCGGGCGGTGTCGACCCTTCCTGGTGGCGTTCTCGCCGACAGGTTCGACGCCCGAAGGCTGATGATCTGGTCGGGCGCGTCCGCGTTCGCAATCTACGCAGGACTGTCGGCGATGTACGTCACGGGCACGCTGACGACAGCTGCGCTCATCGTGATCGCGGCAGGAGAGGGGCTCGTCGTGGGGCTCTTCTTCACGGTCACGGACGTCGCGCTCCCGCGCATCGTCGGGAAGCGATTCCTGGCCGAGGCATCCGCAGCCAACCAGTCTCGCGACGCAGCCATCCGGCTTGCGGCGGCACCGGTATCGGGGCTGCTCTTCGGTGTGCACCCTTCGTTGCCGCTGATCGTCTCGGCGGTCGCTCGGCTCGGAGAAGTCGGATCCGCCCTCGCGATACGCAAGGACCTCAGCCCCGAGGGCCTCGGTGACGAAGCGGGGGTGCGATCGCTCGCCGCAGGTCGTCGTTGGCTGGCGGTGTGGCGTCAACCGCGAACCCTCATCGGTCTGATCGTGCTGGTCAACTTCTGCCTGGGTGCCTGTGGAATGACCATCGTGCTCAGCCAGCAACAGACAGGCACCCCCGCGTGGCAGATCGGAACCATCCAGACCATGCAGGGCGCAGGCGTGCTCGCAGGTGGAGCCGTCGCGGGATGGATACTCCGCCGATACAGCGGGCGCGCGATCGTGCGCCTATCGATCTGCATGATCACTCTGGCGTTCACCGCTCTTCTCGTTACTCAGAGCGTTCCCGCTGTGGCGGTCATCGGCTTCGTCGCCTCGATGCCGTTGATACCTCTCAACGCCGTGCAGGGGTCGTACCTCGCGTTGATCATCCCCGACCAGATCCGCGGTCGCGTGCTGTCGCTTTCGTCCTTGCTCGGAGCGCTCGCCGGCGGTGCCGCGCCTCTGCTGGCCGGAGCGCTTCTGGAGTACGCCGGTTACTACCTTGCGGTCGGGGTGCCTCTCGCCATCCTCGCGGGGACGGCGGTGGCCGCTGCGCTCTCCAGGGCGGTCGGAGCTATTCCCCGGAGGAGCGAGTTCGACCAGGTCGAACCGCTTCCCCTGTCCGCGGGTGCCATCGCAGACGCGTGA
- a CDS encoding DMT family transporter, whose amino-acid sequence MRQDIRASERLDPQGSPARSRGALVLLAAGVTVVLWASAFIGIRGAGPHYDAGALALLRMAVGTLGLTIIALRHGIRLPERRHWLLIAVWGVGWFCIYNLALNSAERTLDAGTAAMVVNLAPLMVVVFSGLFLREGFPRPLVIGAPIAFLGVVLIGMNSTSSTGPDLTGLLLALLAAVMYAACTLLQKHLLTSGADATTLTWLGAAAGTIALLPWLGALIADVQTAPLDATLWVVYLGIFPTAIAFTTWAYVLQRSTAGKTSATTYVVPALAILLSWLILGEVPTPLMFVGGALCLLGVLITRLRWHPRTGEAVRPGRTRSSGE is encoded by the coding sequence GACAGGACATCAGGGCGTCAGAGCGGCTCGACCCACAGGGCTCGCCGGCGCGATCGCGCGGCGCCCTCGTGCTGCTCGCAGCCGGCGTGACCGTCGTACTCTGGGCGTCGGCTTTCATCGGGATCCGTGGCGCGGGGCCGCACTACGACGCCGGGGCCTTGGCGCTGCTGCGCATGGCCGTGGGCACCCTCGGGCTGACGATCATCGCGCTGCGGCACGGCATCAGGCTCCCGGAGCGCCGCCACTGGCTACTGATCGCCGTGTGGGGCGTCGGATGGTTCTGCATCTACAACCTGGCCCTCAACAGCGCCGAACGCACCCTCGACGCCGGGACCGCCGCGATGGTCGTGAACCTGGCGCCGCTCATGGTCGTCGTCTTCAGCGGTCTCTTCCTCCGGGAGGGATTCCCCCGCCCCCTCGTGATCGGCGCCCCCATCGCCTTCCTCGGGGTGGTCCTCATCGGCATGAACTCCACCAGCAGCACCGGCCCCGACCTCACGGGCCTCCTGCTGGCCCTTCTCGCCGCGGTCATGTACGCGGCGTGCACCCTGCTGCAGAAACACCTGCTCACCTCGGGGGCCGACGCCACCACGCTGACCTGGCTCGGGGCGGCCGCCGGCACGATCGCCCTGCTTCCCTGGCTCGGCGCGTTGATCGCCGACGTGCAGACGGCGCCCCTCGACGCAACGCTATGGGTGGTCTACCTCGGTATCTTCCCCACCGCGATCGCCTTCACCACCTGGGCGTACGTGCTGCAGCGCAGCACCGCGGGGAAGACCTCCGCGACGACGTACGTGGTCCCGGCCCTCGCGATCCTGCTGTCCTGGCTGATCCTCGGGGAGGTGCCCACCCCGCTCATGTTCGTGGGCGGCGCGCTGTGCCTGCTCGGCGTGCTCATCACGCGTCTGCGATGGCACCCGCGGACAGGGGAAGCGGTTCGACCTGGTCGAACTCGCTCCTCCGGGGAATAG